AATTTAGAGAGGTCTTTTCATATTTAACCAGACAGTAATATCGTTTAAGGCCGTCTTACCTATAGGCTGCAAGGTTTTGATCAGAAAGCACCTCATCTGCAAGCCTTgctttcctcttcttctttgttAATCTGCCTGAGAAAAAGTCCAACGGAGAATCTACAACTGTCCCAACCTGAtcatattcaaaatttcaaatgataaaaaagctGTCAAATAGAAATTCATATTTTGATGGAAGAAGTAATAACACTAAAACATATGCTTGTATGATTTATAGCATATTAGAATGTAACCAAAAACTTGCCTGGAAATATTTGGGAAGTGTCTTCGATTTGGAATCACCTTTCTTGTAGTGCCGCTTTGGATCGAGGGCAGCCCTCAACTGTAACCATCAACATACATGCTTGTTAATGTCTAAGGATAAGAACTGGTGCACAAAACAAAACTAGACAGCTCAACACAAATTTAGAGATACATTCAAATCTCTGCATGACTTTGTTTTTCTGATGCTTTTAATAAGACTCAACATTTGTCATTGCATCCTCAAATGTACATAGCCATTGTGTGAGTTTAACTTgatattttatacaataatatGCATCTTATTTCACCACATCAAGGAAGTTTCCAGAAGAGTTCTAAGGTAACACTTCAACATTTACAGATCAGGGCTGataattttaattggttttaaatgggGTAAAAGCACAAAGGAAGCAGCAAATACTACTAATCATTGAAACATACAGTAATTAGCAAGAAGCAAGAATCTAAATTTACATCCTACATAATCCAAGTCCCAGACAATGAGAAGGTTTCTTATAAAGCAAAAGTAGAACATAAAAAGGACCTAATATTTTCATtccacaacaataataaaaattaaaatcctaAATGTTCCTCTATTACCGTATCACTTTGAGAAAGCAGAATCATCCACTTTGATGTTTTCACTTTCAttaattcttttcattttgaatataATGTATGTGTACGTTATGTTATTAGCTTAATCCAAGCTACTTTCACAAAACATCATATTTGACCATATTCAGAAAACATTGTAGAAAGGAAGGTAGATATGTTAAAATTCAAAAGCACCTTTAATAACTTCAAATCTTTCTGCAACTCAGGGGTGATGGTTTGGGCTGGCATATTGAACCTGACAGATTAATATAATAAGAtgttagatattaattagaaaaataatgatttgttttgtctttttgttgACAGTGAACCCTTAAACTTTGATGAAGCAATGAAAGACAAAAGGTGGagataagccatggaagaagaaatcaaagccATTGAGAAGAACAACACTTGAGAGTTATCAAGCCTTCCCAAAGGTCATGAAGCAATTGGAGTCAAATGGGTGTtcaaaatcaagaagaatgCAAAAGGAGAGGTTGAGAGACACAAAGCAAGACTTGTAGCTAAAGGTTATAAGCAACAATATGGAGTTGATTATGATGAAGTGTTTGCACCGGTTGCCCGCATGGAAACCATTCGTCTTCTTATTTCCTAGGCAGCTCAAATGAAGTGGAGAATTTTTCAGCTTGATGTAAAATCGGCATTTCTAAATGGCtatcttgaagaagatgtctatgTTAAACAATCAATGGGTTTTGTCATCGAAGGTCAAGAAGGAAAagtcttgaaattgaacaaggcGTTGTATGGTCTAAAGCAAGCACCGAGGGCATGGAATACTCGCATTGACAAGTACTTCCAATACTGCCATACGGCCAGTATTCACGAGCAGGTATTCACGGAATCAAGGGTGGATAAATTGTGCCATCTTGTACCAAAAAATATGGCCCATACCTGCTTTCAATAAATTTGGCAGTGTCAATCTGCCATACCTATAGAGCTCGATAAGCAAGTGTTGAATACAAACCCACACAACAACATTCTTGGCTTTCTTAACATTCATTACAAAAAATGGTCTCCAACATTGAAGGATAAGATAATGATCAACAACCCTATGTGGTccttcataaagagaaaatttgtAATCCTCTTGACTATTGAAAACAACTTGATAAAATCCATCATgaagataaataatttgaatcttctcactttttgtCCATGTTTTCTATAACTTCGCTTCAATAGtacatgtcataccctaatttcatccggggaccattgtttggtggcatgcaatcttcgcttgaccgcctcgaggtacttaacacccatcgttaggtaatctgtaaagttccgcgacattccggaagtaaaaaagaaacattgttgcgtaatccgtaaaagtttcgcaacattccagaagtcaaaaagagcattgttgcgtaatccataaagtttcgcaacattccgaaAAGAAAATGGATGTCATTACAAAatctgtaaagtttcgtgagatttcggaaagaaaacagcaaaaaacacaaaaatgggggagtgaacttatcaagataggggtgtaaatagaaattcgaatctaggcccttccaggaAGTTGGGTTGCTCAAGGAGGAaacaactgggcggcaagctcctccacgttgttgaaaaatggtttctagGGCTTAcgtggcttccgtaaaatttctaaaaaccttgggtaagcatatttcacttaagtCTTTGggtggcaagcacctcccttttttcctataaataggggaggggggagctgtttcaaaatattccaaaccccttggctatgcatttcggctattttgggcaaaaaacacgttttcgtgaaaaaaaatcgagtcgaagtgcttgctaacgcttccgtaagcgattatgtggaaattattcatcgttcttcgtttgttctttgtcgttcttcagtcttcaatcggtaagttcccgaaatcgaatctttcaattcattcgaTGCACCCTTAGtagtccctacttgttttgtgtactttcactttaatttcgcttactttcagttttcttttcttccatttttaacgtgctt
The genomic region above belongs to Glycine max cultivar Williams 82 chromosome 14, Glycine_max_v4.0, whole genome shotgun sequence and contains:
- the LOC100805828 gene encoding rRNA-processing protein fcf2, with amino-acid sequence MALISSSMAYLHLLSFIASSKFKGSLFNMPAQTITPELQKDLKLLKLRAALDPKRHYKKGDSKSKTLPKYFQVGTVVDSPLDFFSGRLTKKKRKARLADEVLSDQNLAAYRKRKVREIEEQNRPAGNEKWKIKGSNSRRHKL